One Bacteroidia bacterium genomic window, TCGGAATTGTAACTGCCTGATTTGCAATGATGAGGTTTGACGTTAGTCAAAAGTTGAAAAAAAACGAAATCGATGAATAAAGTACTGATTACCTTATTGACAATAATTTCTTTCAGTTGTCAAGGACAAGAAATCGAAAAATACAATCTCGGATTGGAAAATCAAACAGACGAAAAATCACTTTCCGAAGGATGGTTCAAATGGGGGAACTATGAGTTAACAATGGATGAAAATGCTCATTCGGGGAAAAAATCGGGAAAAATCACTTCCGACCCAACAGGAAGTTCCTTTGGTAGCATTGCGTACAAAATACCAGCTAATTATGAAGGAAAGACAATAAAACTTGAGGGTTTTATGAAAATCAAAAATGTTGAAAACGGATTTGCAGGTTTGTTGTTGCGAGTTGACGGCAACGGAAGTTCTCTAGCATTTGACAATATGCAAAATCAAAAAATAACGGGAACTAAAGATTGGCAGAAATACAGTATAACACTTAATTATCCGGAAGAAGCGGAGGATATCTACATTGCGGGAATCTTATCGGGAAAAGGAGAGGCTTGGTTTGATGATTTTGTTTTATCAATTGACGGTAAAAATGTCCAAACCCTGAAAGAAGTAGAAAAAGAGTTATCAAAAGCACAGCTTGATAAGGAATTTGATAATGGGTCTTTAATTGAGCTATCTAATTTGACCACCGAAAATATAGAAAACCTCGAATTGTTAGGCAGAGTTTGGGGATTTCTTAAATATCATCATCCTGAAATTGCAAAAGGGAACTACAATTGGGACTATGAACTTTTTAGGTTCTTACCAAAATACATTAAGGCAGAAAACACTATCGAAAGAGATAAACGTCTTGTTGAATGGATTGACTCATTTGGTCAAGTAAAAGAATGTACAAAATGTCAGCAGACAGATGAAAATGCTTTTCTAAAACCCGATATGGAATGGATTAACAATCAAAGTGCAGATTTGAAAAACAAATTGCTCTACGTTTATAACAATCGTTCACAAGGCAAACACTATTATATTGGGATGACTGCAAATGTTGGAAATCCTGAATTTAAAAATGAAAACCCATATTCAAATATGACATTTCCCGATGATGGATTTAGACTACTATCGCTTTATAGATATTGGAATATGATAAACTACTTTTTCCCATACAAACACTTAATGGATAAAGATTGGAATAATAAACTAAAAGAATATATCCCTCAATTTATAAATGCAAAAGACGAATTGGAGTATGAATTGGTAGCAGTTCAAATAATTGGAGATATACAGGATACTCACGCAAATCTTTGGGGTGGAGCGGATAAAATTGATGAATGGAAAGGTTCAAAATATCCACCAATACACCTACGTTTTATAGAAAACAAATTAGTTGTAACAGATTATTATAACGAAGAACTTAAAAGCGAAGTTGGTTAGGAAATTGGCGATGTAATTACAAAAATAAATGGCAATCCTATCGACAGAATCGTAAAAGAAAAATCAAGATATTATCCTGCTTCAAACGAACCAACAAGACTACGAGATATTTCGGCAGACCTTTTACGCTCAAACTCGAATAATATTGAAATTGAGTTTGTTTCGGGAAATTCCAATCCTCAAACAAAGATACTTAAACTATACCCAAAAGACAGCCTTGACATTTATCGTTGGTACAGAAAAAGTGATGATAAGTCCTTTAAAATGTTGGATAACAACATAGGTTATGTTACGCTTCAGACAATCAAAGAAGAAGATATTGCACAAATCAAAGATGAATTTAAGAACGCGAAGGGAATCATCATTGATATCCGCAATTATCCGTCAACTTTTGTTCCTTTTAGTTTGGGTTCTTATTTTGTTTCCTCATTGACACCTTTTGTGAAATTTACAAACGGAAATGTTGATAATCCAGGTGAGTTTACGTTTGCAAGCAATTTAGAAATACCAAGTCAAGGTAAAACCTATAAAGGAAAATTAGTGGTTTTAGTCAATGAATTATCTCAAAGTCAGGCAGAATATACATCAATGGCGTTAAGAGCAGGGGATAATACGACAATTATAGGAAGTACAACAGCAGGAGCTGATGGAAATGTTTCAGCTATAATGCTTCCCGGTGGACTAAGGACAATGATTTCAGGGATTGGAGTAAATTACCCGAATGGAGACGAAACCCAACGAGTTGGAATAGTACCCGACATAGAGGTTAAACCAACTATCGAAGGTATAAAAAAAGGAAAAGACGAATTGCTTGAAAAAGCGATTGAAGTGATATTGAACGAATAGAAACCTGCACGCAATTGAGCAGCCAGCCTCGCCAGCGGTAGCTGACGGGGAGAACCTCTCACACCACCCGGTCCTTCCATTTCCGTCAGGATAAACCAAGCGGTTCGTGTACTGGGCGGTTCGTAAAGGAAACAACTACCGCTCTTTACACCAATAGTTGCTTTCCGCTACTTTTAAGATAGGGCAACACAAAGGCTCCCATCGAATTTTCGCTTCACAATACATTCGTCTCAACGGAGGGAACTAAGAATAAAAAACTCGTGAACTTTGTGAATTCTTCGCGCTCTTTGTTGTTAAAATTCTTAGTGATTAACATTTTTTGCTACCGGATATTCCTCGAAAATTTGCTTCACCATACTCACCAGATCAGAATTTGCTGTTTGCGGCTCCACCACGTCTTGTGACCAGCCACGCCAGATAAGTTCATTGCTGCTTTGCCGGATAATATCAATTACTACCTGGCCTTGCGTATATTCAATTTCCTGAATGTGCGTACTCGTAATCCGGCTGATGCCTCCGTAGTGAGGATAATAGTATGTACCATGCCATAAGCCTGGAGTATAACCCGTATAATAATAGTCATACGTACTATAGAGCGGTTGTGTGGTTATAACCTGTTCTTCCTTATCTTCAAAATTCAGGTGTAGCAGCAGAAGTATATCCGGATTTTCAGTATTCAATTCATAGCCCCGTGATTCCATTTCCTGGTTCGCTGCTTCTATCAGGTTTTGCTCTACTATTTCATTATGATACACTGAAGAAATGGAAGTATCGGTAACAGGCAGCCAGGCATAGGTAGAAAACTGGTTGTAATCCAAATCACTAACCCTCTCAGAATACGCGACCGGTCCGGTACATCCTCCCAAAAATAACAGAGCCGGGATCAAATATATGTACAAACAATTCCTGAAATGTACCATCATTTTTCGTTTAAATTAAAGAACAGGTAAAATATTCATCGTGTTTAATTTTTTACAAATTCAAGATTTGCCAATAAATTACCTTTGTCTATTTGTATATTAGCATCCGGAGCCAGTACTTTAATTGATCTTTAAAACTTTAGCCCGCTTTTGGGAGTTACTTAAATAAAATGTCATGATGCGTTACTTCTGGCTCTTCGTTTATTTAATGGCGTCTGTAGTTCCTGAAGGAATGGCGCAGGAATCCTTTCTCTGGGATTTCCGTGCGTATCAATCTGGCAGTGAGGTGCAGTTGGTATGGACTATACGGGGTGGCAATACTTGCTTCGGCACTATCATAGAGCGTGCTGAGGATGGTGAGACGTTCGCTGAAATTGGCGAAATAAGCGGCATCTGCGGCAGCAATGAAGGAGATGAAACCTACACCTTTACAGATAGTACGCCCGCCAAAAATTCCTTTAATTATTACCGCCTGCAGTTTGGAGGAGTGGGAACTTCTGACACTCAGACCGTAGAGTTCCTTGTGCTGAAGGAGGCCGGGTTTGTCATTATCAATAATCCGCTGCTGACTGCTTCATTTATTCAATTTCCTAATCCCACCCAGGCCTTGCACCGGCTGAGGGTATCCGACCTCTCTGGAAAATTACACCTCACGAAAGAGACGGAAACCAGACGAATCAAGATTTCAAGGGGCGAATTACAAGGCGGATTGTACATTCTTGAATTAAGCAGCCCGGGAATAAACGGCCAATCCTATTTTGGAAAGTTGCTCGTAAAATAAGTTCGATTGCGGCAAAATATCCGGAAACGTCAATACCTTAAAAATATCCGCACGCTATATTCGCGTTATGCAAAGCCTGTTAAATATGCCTTCCGGCTGAAAAATACTAAGCAAGTAAAACCGTGACATTCCCGGCCAAATACACTCCGTCCATAGCCCTTTCCAAACTGCGCAAATACTGTAGTTATCAGGATCGCAGCCATTTCGAAATAAAAAAGAAACTCGAAGATTGGGGCTTTCCCTTTTATGAAGCCAACCAGCTCGTGGTGCATCTTATAGAGGAAGGTTTCTTAAATGAAGAGCGCTTTGCCCGTTCGTATGTGCGGGGCAGGTTTCGAATGAAAGGCTGGGGGCGCAACAAGATCCGGCAGGGTCTGAAGCAGCGATATATTTCTGACAACCTCGTGGATATTGCCTTTCAGGAAATAGACGAGCAGGAATATGAGGAAACGCTGCGAAAAACCATTGCCGCCAAAAGAAAATCTATAAAAACCGAGAATGAATTCGTGAGAGATCAGAAACTGGCTCAGTTTGCCATTCAGCGCGGGTTTGAACCTTCTTTGGTTTGGGAGTATATCAAAGAAATTAAAGATTAGTAATTGGCGCGATTAATTGGTATTCACTTTAATTTAATGGAAGAATTTGCTGTATTCTTTGCCACCTGTGAATTGATAGCCGTCTGAAGTTTTGAAACCCTCTGACGGCTAACAAATCAAGGGAAAAACAAGGTTGGGTTACTTTTATTTACACGATTAGTAAGGTCTTAAAGGAATGGAAATAAGGTTATTGAACATAGTGGTTTTTTTACCAATAGAAATAAAAACAATCGGGATGCGACAATTAATCATTTCGTAAATTCAATTAACGAATTATTTCATTTTAAAAGATTATACAAAAATTTACTCCGAATAATATATCCTTTTAACGCGCTGAGAGACGCTTGTTAGTATTTCATAAGGTATGGTTCCCAGCAATTCCGCCATTTCCTGCACAGGATGTTCCGCACCAAAAATCACGACTTCTTCTCCCACTTCTGCCTCTATTCCGGTAACATCAATCATGGCCATGTCCATGCAAACATTTCCTACGATAGGTGCCGTTTTTCCCTTAATGCTCACGCTGCCCCGGCCATTGCCGAGCAGGCGGTTCAGGCCATCCGCATAGCCGATGCCGATCGTGGCAATACGGCTGTCGCGGTTCAGTTTTCCCTTTCTCGAATATCCTATTGTCTCCCCGGCCTTTACCTCCCGTATCTGGCTGATAGTGGAGATGAGTGTACTCACATTCCGGAGTTGCGGCTGCAAGATTCCGGTGCTGTCAATTCCATAGAGGCCGATCCCGGGTCGAACCATCTCCATCTGGTATTGCGGAAAACGGACAATGCCGCTCGTATTAAGCGCATGACGAAGGAAATCGTAGTCGAGGCGTTTCCGCAATTGGCTGCAAATCTCCTTGAAATTCTGTATTTGTTGTTCCGTGAAGGCATCATTTTCCGGCTCATCACTTGCCGCCAAATGCGTAAAGACCGAGGCCACCCTGACTTGCGGATGCGCGATTATAACTTCGGCCAGCGCCTCTATATTTTCCGGCTCCACGCCCAGACGGTGCATGCCGGTATTAATCTTCAGATGTACGAAATAGAGGGGATTTGGCTCCTCTGAGAGATGCGATGCTGCGGCCACGGCAAATTGCTGCAACTGCTCCACCGAAAATATCTCCGGTTCCAGCAGGTGTTGCAGCATTGCATCAAATCCTGAAGGTTCAGGATTCATGACCATAATTGGAAGGTGGATGCCCGCCTGCCTGAGTTCAACACCTTCATCAGCATACGCTACGGCCAGGTAATCTACCTGATGGAACTGAAGCAGGTTAGCTATTTCATAAGTGCCACTGCCATAGGAAAATGCCTTGACCATCGCCATTATGCGGGTATTGGGTTTAAGCAAGGAGCGGTACACGTTGAGATTATGGACCATTGCGTTCAGGTCAATTTCCAGGCGCGTCCGGTGCTGTTTCTGTTCCAGCAACCTGCTTATATCTTCGAAATGAAATGGCCGCGCGCCCTTGAGCAGAACTGCTTCATCATGGAAGGAAAAGCTGTTAAATCTTGAAATAAAGGATTGTGTAGTGGTAAAAAATTCAGCCTTTAATTCAAACAGATCCTGGTGCCGGTTTATCTCCGGGCCAATGGCAAACAATCGGGAAATCCCTTTTTCTTTCAACAAAGTTGCCACCTCAGTGTAGAGCTCACTGCCCGCTCTTCCGCTCTGAAGAATATCTGACAGGATCAGCGTTTTCCTCCGTTTCTGCTCCTGCTGGTTCAGGAAGTCGAGCGCCAGGGCCAGCGATACAAGATCAGAATTGTAATAGTCATTCAACAGCAGGCAGCGGTTGATTCCATGCTTCAGTTGCATCCTCATCTCTACGGGCTGCAAAAACCGCATCCGCGCTGCAATGGTCTGGTTATCATATCCCAGATGCAACATCAGCAGCCAGCAGTGGCAGGCATTTTCCTGTGCCGCCTTATCAGCAAAAGGAATCGTGATCTCCACTTTCTGCCCTCGAAAATCTCCGATTATCCGAGAATCTGTATTTTCAATTTTAATATTGAGGATACCGAGTGTTGAAGATTTATCGCTGCCCCAGGTTAATCTTTTTATATCAGGTAAATAATTTTTTACGGCCTGATGAACAGTTTCCTGATCACTGCAATAGATCAGTATTCCGGCATGGTTAAAGAGCTTCAGCTTTTCACGGACCTTTTGATCCATGCTGCTGAACTGCGCCTGGTGCGCTTCTCCCAGATGCGTGAAGATGCCAATGGCAGGCCTCACCACAGGCTCCAGTTTCTGCATTTCTCCCGGCTGGCTGATGCCGGCTTCGATAAGTGCGAATTCGTGCTCCGGCATCATTTGCCAGACTGACAGCGGCACGCCCACCTGTGAATTGTAGCTCTTGGGGCTGCGCACCACGTTCCTGTCAATTGAAAGCAACTGGAAAAGCCATTCCTTTACGATGGTCTTGCCATTGCTGCCGGTAATTCCCACCACCGGAAAACTAAACTGTTGCCGGTGATGAGAGGCCAGCGCCTGTAATGCAGCAACGCTGTCCCGGACTACTATAAAGGCCGCATCTCCTGTGGCAACCGCTTCATTTTCAACGACAAAAAATTTTACTCCTTTTTCTACTAATGAAGGAATATAGCGGTGGCCATCGCCAGCCTGGGTTTTAATGGCGAAGAAGAGTACACCTCCGGGCGCGCTGAGCCTACGGCTGTCTGTGAGCAAATGAGTAACGGCAAGGGAATTCAGTTGCGGGTCCCTGTCCAGGAGGCGGCCCTTTACAATGGTGGCAATTTCGGGGAGGAGATAAGGCATAATGTGCAGGCGAATTTCGGCAAAAGCAAGGGTTTACGGATGGATTGCAGCAATTTCGCGACCTTGCGCCAGCTTTTACCCCATCCAATTTTCCTGAACCGTTATGGCCACGATCAGCACTTATTTAAAACTGCTTCGCGCTAAGCAATGGGTGAAGAATGGTTTTCTGTTCCTGCCTTTGTTTTTTGACCAAAAAATTACGGACACGCACTGCCTGCTTCTCACGCTTCTGGGTTTTGTTGCATTCTGTCTCTTTGCCTCCGCCATATACATTCTTAATGATTACAATGACATTGCGAAGGACCGTCAGCACCCAGAGAAGCGATTCCGGCCGCTGGCCTCAGGAGCCGTGGAAACAAAAGCGGCCTGGGTTACGATGATCATGCTTTTTGCAGTAGCAGTAATAATTTCCCTGTGGCTGCCGCAGGCTTTCCTGATGATCGCACTCAGCTATGTGATCCTGAATATATTCTACAGCTTTTACCTGAAGCATGTCCCGATCCTGGATATTACGCTCGTCTCAATGGGTTTTATTCTCCGGGTATTTGCAGGTGCGGTAATCTGTGCAATTGTCCCATCCATGTGGCTGGTTACCATGACGTTCCTGCTGGCACTGTTTATAGCGCTGGCAAAGCGCAGAGACGATGTGCTTATTTTCCTTGAAAGCGGAAAGAAAATGCGAAAGGCAATAGAAGGATATAATATTGAATTCCTCAATATCGCAATGGCCGTTATGGCTGCGGTGATCATTGTAGCGTACCTCATGTACACCACTTCAGAATTGGTAATGGCGCGGTTTGCTACTCATAGCCTATATTTCAGTACCATATTCGTGATATTAGGACTTTTGCGTTACCTCCAACTTGCTTTCGTTGAAAAAACCACCGGCTCACCCACAGATCTGGTTTATAAAGATTTGTTCTTACAATTGATCCTTATTGGCTGGGTGGGATTTAATGCCGTGATTATTTATTTTATAAAATGAGCGGGTCCGCAATTGATTTGCCTCCGCAACTATTCAAGCTGACTGTAAAGAAAAAGAATCTCAAATCTGGCCGGTGGCGATATATTGCCATTGAAAATAAGCAGCAGATAAGATCAGCAAAAGAAACAACGCTGTGCGGAACCATCCCGGCTTATCGCGATTGAAAAGAGGCACCAGGAAAACGGTAACCGGAAAGCTGAAAAAATATAGATAAAACAATTTTTCTCCCTGAATAAACAATACAGGTATTAAAAGAATGAGCAGAGAATATTGTGTATGGCTATAGTAGCGTTTCAACTTTATCACATAGCTGCCACTGTTTTTATGTATTTCAAAATATCCATATATAAGCAGGAGCACAATGTACCCGATCAGCGTCCACTCCATAAGGCTGAAATCCATGGTCAGATTTAACTCAGGGAATACGCTTCTGAGGAGCGTGGTATATTCAAAAAGACGATCCTGGTAATAAAAGTAAATCCCCAGGAAATAGAAGGGCATCACGAAAGCAATAAGAATAATAGCTATTTCTCGCCATCCGGCACGGGCAAAGAGGATGAGCCCCACCAGCACTACA contains:
- a CDS encoding decaprenyl-phosphate phosphoribosyltransferase, which translates into the protein MATISTYLKLLRAKQWVKNGFLFLPLFFDQKITDTHCLLLTLLGFVAFCLFASAIYILNDYNDIAKDRQHPEKRFRPLASGAVETKAAWVTMIMLFAVAVIISLWLPQAFLMIALSYVILNIFYSFYLKHVPILDITLVSMGFILRVFAGAVICAIVPSMWLVTMTFLLALFIALAKRRDDVLIFLESGKKMRKAIEGYNIEFLNIAMAVMAAVIIVAYLMYTTSELVMARFATHSLYFSTIFVILGLLRYLQLAFVEKTTGSPTDLVYKDLFLQLILIGWVGFNAVIIYFIK
- a CDS encoding T9SS type A sorting domain-containing protein, whose product is MMRYFWLFVYLMASVVPEGMAQESFLWDFRAYQSGSEVQLVWTIRGGNTCFGTIIERAEDGETFAEIGEISGICGSNEGDETYTFTDSTPAKNSFNYYRLQFGGVGTSDTQTVEFLVLKEAGFVIINNPLLTASFIQFPNPTQALHRLRVSDLSGKLHLTKETETRRIKISRGELQGGLYILELSSPGINGQSYFGKLLVK
- a CDS encoding S41 family peptidase: MLDNNIGYVTLQTIKEEDIAQIKDEFKNAKGIIIDIRNYPSTFVPFSLGSYFVSSLTPFVKFTNGNVDNPGEFTFASNLEIPSQGKTYKGKLVVLVNELSQSQAEYTSMALRAGDNTTIIGSTTAGADGNVSAIMLPGGLRTMISGIGVNYPNGDETQRVGIVPDIEVKPTIEGIKKGKDELLEKAIEVILNE
- a CDS encoding regulatory protein RecX; amino-acid sequence: MTFPAKYTPSIALSKLRKYCSYQDRSHFEIKKKLEDWGFPFYEANQLVVHLIEEGFLNEERFARSYVRGRFRMKGWGRNKIRQGLKQRYISDNLVDIAFQEIDEQEYEETLRKTIAAKRKSIKTENEFVRDQKLAQFAIQRGFEPSLVWEYIKEIKD
- a CDS encoding bifunctional UDP-N-acetylmuramoyl-tripeptide:D-alanyl-D-alanine ligase/alanine racemase, which encodes MPYLLPEIATIVKGRLLDRDPQLNSLAVTHLLTDSRRLSAPGGVLFFAIKTQAGDGHRYIPSLVEKGVKFFVVENEAVATGDAAFIVVRDSVAALQALASHHRQQFSFPVVGITGSNGKTIVKEWLFQLLSIDRNVVRSPKSYNSQVGVPLSVWQMMPEHEFALIEAGISQPGEMQKLEPVVRPAIGIFTHLGEAHQAQFSSMDQKVREKLKLFNHAGILIYCSDQETVHQAVKNYLPDIKRLTWGSDKSSTLGILNIKIENTDSRIIGDFRGQKVEITIPFADKAAQENACHCWLLMLHLGYDNQTIAARMRFLQPVEMRMQLKHGINRCLLLNDYYNSDLVSLALALDFLNQQEQKRRKTLILSDILQSGRAGSELYTEVATLLKEKGISRLFAIGPEINRHQDLFELKAEFFTTTQSFISRFNSFSFHDEAVLLKGARPFHFEDISRLLEQKQHRTRLEIDLNAMVHNLNVYRSLLKPNTRIMAMVKAFSYGSGTYEIANLLQFHQVDYLAVAYADEGVELRQAGIHLPIMVMNPEPSGFDAMLQHLLEPEIFSVEQLQQFAVAAASHLSEEPNPLYFVHLKINTGMHRLGVEPENIEALAEVIIAHPQVRVASVFTHLAASDEPENDAFTEQQIQNFKEICSQLRKRLDYDFLRHALNTSGIVRFPQYQMEMVRPGIGLYGIDSTGILQPQLRNVSTLISTISQIREVKAGETIGYSRKGKLNRDSRIATIGIGYADGLNRLLGNGRGSVSIKGKTAPIVGNVCMDMAMIDVTGIEAEVGEEVVIFGAEHPVQEMAELLGTIPYEILTSVSQRVKRIYYSE
- a CDS encoding DUF4136 domain-containing protein — encoded protein: MMVHFRNCLYIYLIPALLFLGGCTGPVAYSERVSDLDYNQFSTYAWLPVTDTSISSVYHNEIVEQNLIEAANQEMESRGYELNTENPDILLLLHLNFEDKEEQVITTQPLYSTYDYYYTGYTPGLWHGTYYYPHYGGISRITSTHIQEIEYTQGQVVIDIIRQSSNELIWRGWSQDVVEPQTANSDLVSMVKQIFEEYPVAKNVNH